The following nucleotide sequence is from Chloroflexota bacterium.
ATGAGGAACTCTTCTGGCATGGCGTCCTCGCGGCTAACGGTCCACTTCGCCGAGCACGATGTCGATGCTGGCGATACAGGCCACCACGTCGGCCACGTAGCGGCCGCGCACCATCAGGCCGAGCGCCTGCAAGTTGACGAACGACGGCCCGCGGAAATGGCAGCGCACCGGCCTGGCCGTGCCGTCGCTGACGATATACACGCCGAGTTCGCCCTTGGACGCTTCGATGGCGTGGTAGGCCTCGCCAGGCGGCGGCTTGATGCCCTCGGTGAAGAACTTAAAATGATGAATCAACGCCTCCATGCTGGTGGACAGTTCCTCGCGCGGGGGCGGGATGATCTTGCGGTCGCTGTGCCGCACCGGCATGCCCTGCATGTCCTTGAGGCGCGCCAGCGCCTGCTTGACGATACCGAGGCTCTGGTGCAGTTCCTGCACGCGGCAGAGGTAGCGGTCGTAGACATCGCCGTTGTGCCGCACCGGCACCAGGAACTGATAGGTGTCATACGAAGCGTACGGCATGTCGCGCCGCAGGTCCCAGTCCACGCCGCTGGCGCGCGCGTTCGCGCTGCTCAGGCCGAGGGCAATCGCATCGGCCTTCGAGACCACGCCGACGCCGATCGTGCGGTCCTTGAAGATCGGGTTCTCGGTCAGC
It contains:
- the nuoD gene encoding NADH dehydrogenase (quinone) subunit D — encoded protein: MRKPSIDYIPTPRGVTLEEGPDETLILNMGPHHPSTHGVLRLVLELDGETVVNAMPDVGFLHTGIEKTAESLMYQQALTVTDRMDYLSPLSNNLAYTLAVEKLLGIEAPPRATCIRVLLTELQRIASHLVWLGSQGMDLGAVSTFLYTIRERELLLDIFESVSGARMMASYFWIGGLLRDVPPSFEADVQKIIDTFPAHFDEYERLLTENPIFKDRTIGVGVVSKADAIALGLSSANARASGVDWDLRRDMPYASYDTYQFLVPVRHNGDVYDRYLCRVQELHQSLGIVKQALARLKDMQGMPVRHSDRKIIPPPREELSTSMEALIHHFKFFTEGIKPPPGEAYHAIEASKGELGVYIVSDGTARPVRCHFRGPSFVNLQALGLMVRGRYVADVVACIASIDIVLGEVDR